Part of the Lycium ferocissimum isolate CSIRO_LF1 chromosome 6, AGI_CSIRO_Lferr_CH_V1, whole genome shotgun sequence genome, CAGTTTTTTACGGCTTTTAAGTCATACTTGAGGAATAAAAAGTCCAATATTTAACGATATATATTAATTACCAAGAAAAAGTCCACAGTTACAGCTTTATTAGTTTAACCTTAAATTGGTCTTAtcaaacatgaaaaagaaaCGTCATATCAAGCCCTTTTTCTGATTTTTAGCCACTCACTTTTTCCTGTGGTTGGTTATTTTTTTTACTACTCCTTCagtcccaatttgtttgacatttttcacttttcgtGAGTCAAATGAGTTATTCTTTGATCATAATATTTtctatatcttttaaatattttaaattattgatTAGGTGACTTATAGTATTCTGATGCAGTttctaaatatttaaattttattttgaaaaaattaaaagttatgTGTTCAAACACACGATCAAAATTAAGAAGGTTAACTctcgaaaaatgaaaaatgtcaaacaaattgggacaCAGCGAGTAGTTCTTATACTGTACATCCTACTAATAAGAAGCTCACATTAATAATTTGAACACTAATAAACATGTTTGTCTTAGTGTAATTATCAATAGAAGTGTTATTATAGCTGTTGATGATGTTAAGCAGTAAAAAACGGTAACACTTGTACCCCATGTGGATAAGCAACATGATACAGTAATACTTTTTACAATAATTAACACTTCGGCTCATTTGGTACGATGAATAAGgaataaataattttgggattaaATTTGTGATAAGTTTATTCCAtatttggttgggataaaatcaCGATATAACTGATAgggattgtagtgttattttattcCTGTGGGACTAAGCCGAGGATAATTAATCCCAGGATAAATAATTCTGCGATAACTAGTTTcccaaccaaatgaccccttagaGTTTTAGCATTGACCCCGAAGGGATACTTGAACAGAGGGTAAAAATGGAATTGAGCTACTTAAGATTTCAAAGCGGGAACCAAATATCGAACCGGAAACCAAGTAAAAAGCTAAGCTTGATGGCTTATTCAGAGTATATACTACTAGTAACTCTATTGGTGATGCCTAAATCTAATTATAACATTTTCTTGGCTTGTATAAACCCCACATATAATGATCATTAATCTTCACTTATAACATAGGTTTGTCTAATTGTAACTTTGAATAGAATCCATCCAAATTAAAGTGCTGTTTCAAATTCCCAATCTACACATCGATCTTACATCATCCTTTGTAGAATAATatagttttcaagaaaaactttGAGGGCTTGCTTCCATCCGTGAAAAGCTTTTAGTATGCTGTTATGAGCAGCTCTAGTGTTTGATTTTCATTTTGAGATGGTCGATCAAATCATGATAAATAGTGTTTGGTAGTTGGATATAATTCTCAAGTAGAAAGTCGTATAGTTTAAAAATTGATGGAGTGATCTATCACCCTTTCTTGTGCCAATATACATTCAACGGCATAGAGTGATGCATCAGTATGAACATGAAATCTCCTTGTTTCAATTCGGGATTAAGAACCAAAATTTAGGAGATCGATAAACAAAAGATTGTACAAAAAATACTTTGAATGTACTCAGTACAAACaaaaagtatttaaattgaTATAAATACTGAATGCGTGTTTTCCAGATCGGACCATCCATGTTGAAACACAGAACTTTTCACATTAATACTACCTAGCGCTTTCACAATCATGCATGGACCTGTAAAGTAAAAGGACTCATATGGTATTTGTGGGtttaatgcataaacatcaaaaGCTTCCGAATTACTCAAACTAGATATGCAGTACTACACATCTTCAATGTTCAAATAACAAAGAATAGTTTCAAACTAACTCTCTGAGGtcaattctcaattaatttggATCTGCACGATGGAAAGTCCAATAAAGGAGAAAGCGCTCTTTACAAATTCGAGACGTTTGATTAATGGTGGAGAAATTCTATCCATTGAACCAAACTCTTGATCGTTAGTGGATCTATACTCGACATTAATAAAAACAAAGACAGaagtaaagaagaagaaagcatgTATATGATCATGCAATATACATAGATAAAATACACAAAGTACTAAAATCACTAAACAACATTACAATATGCCTAACTAAACACACTatgaaatcaaaataaaatactCAAAACATTATAGATATATATCatttccctttttctcttctttaatttccatatcatttttttctttttttttctataggTCACGCGTTCAAGTCGTGAAAGCAGGTATAGGTACATCACACCTTttgagtctctctctctctctctctctctctctctctctctctctctctctctctctctctctctctctctccccgaCCGCCCTTTTTCATATCCTAAGAAGAAAAATACTGAGTTCAGGTCCTCCATTACCATCAGGATTCATCATATAAAAAGCTTCCGAGTCACGACTTCCTACAACTCGTTCAAATTTAGCTCTCATGTACAATAACTCACCTTCCGCCGCGCTAATTTTCCGTGCATCATCCACCACTGGAATCACACCCGCCCCGACCGACACACTCTGCACCGTACTCAGCACGTGCCAATCCGAATCCGTGCACGCTCTCGACAGCGCGTACCCACACTTCCTCCCATTACAGTACATCGTCCACACCGGCTCCTGAAACAGACCCACTCGCCGAACACGCCCCTCCGCATCCTGTAACTGCCCCACGCGCCGCCGGTTTTCTCCTCCACGCGCCGCCGTATCTCCCCCACGCGCCGCCGTTTTCTCGCATTCCAACGCGATCCTCACGAGACCGGACGACATCTCCTTCACTAAAGATGACGTGGAGATTGCGAGCTCGATTAGTAACACCGGTTCGGATTTCGTGTCGTCTTGTACAGCGAAGCTGACGTGTCCTCTCCGGTGACCGAATAGGGTTCCGGTGACTTTTCTGCCGAGCGACGACGAAGACGTGACGGAAAATTGTGTAGGGAGATTAAGCCATTTGCATGCAGGGAGTACTATAGTTGGAAATGAGATAATGTTGATTAGTGATTTGATTAATGCTGATACTCCTATACGAGTTTTGGTTAATCTGTTGTAACTGTTGTTTGATGACGATGAGTTTCTATTTTTAGGTACGAGGGATTTATCTGAAATGTTGTCTGATGCATATTCATGTGTGATTGAAGAATTTGATCTTGGATAAGTATTATTAGCaggtataatttttttggagcTTTTGTTGTAGCTGCTTGTTCTTGGAAGAGCAGCAAAAGGTTGTTGTTGTGCTTGTTTCATTGTATGAatgaacaaacaaacaaaaaatgagACAAAATTGGAATTCTCTATAGGCTTTGTAGGTGGTGGAAAAAAGAGATTTTGATTCTATAATCAAAATATGGAGTAGTAACTTGTTTTCTACTActactccaaatccaaaatGGTGTGGTGGGTGGGGTGTTAGGGGAGAAGGGGAGTACTCAACtatcaagaaaagaagagaagttttTGAGGTATTTTGGCTAGTGAAAAGGGTATAGTTGTGGGCATGTATGTTTTAGCTATGATCAAAAGCAAAGTTACCAAGAAAGggcaaaaagaaaggaaaagaaatgatGTTTCAAGAGTTAGGTGGGgtgattcttttcctttttttttttcttaagcttTTTTGGTAGGGAAAGAGAGTCAGAACGGAAAGAGGAACAGGGAGATTTGAATTCACACTTGTTGTATGCAGAAAATTCCAACGATACTATTAAGCTGCGAGCCTTAGTATTGGAGGTGGTTTTGCTCACGAGAAGCAGAATGAAAAAACGGAATGATGAGCTTTAGTGTTGGAGGTGGTTTTGCTTACAAGGAGTAGGAGGGAAAAAGGAAACAGTGAGAATTGAACTCACTAATTTGCAGAGAAAACTTGACCAATATAATTTAAGTTATGAGCCGTAGTGGTTTGGATGGTTTTGATCACAAGAAACACAAGGAATAATGAGGAGTATTTGATCCTTTTTGCTATGAAAAAGGCAAAACGGTAAGTATAGGGGATATTTGGTTGTTAATAGTATCAAAAATGGAGAATTTTTTAAAGAGAATTGAACGAGAAAGAGGGGGGACAAGGTGATGATGAATGTTTTGAAGGTGGCtaaaatataaaggaaaaacTATGGAGGTTTGTGCTGTTTTGTGAAATGATTGTGATCATTTCTTTGCATTCATGTCACTCTCCTATTTATATACAAAAAgttgtgttatttttttaattaaagggaTAAGGAGGGGTGATGATATAGTGGTCCTGCATAGCATGATTAAAGGCTACACGTGCAGCCGTTGTTTGATTGTAATTTTCTCAAGCGTGATTCTGATAGAATGGATATTGAATGATGAATTGACGGTCAGGATTGGCTGATGACATGTTCTCTTATAACCATCTAGTATCCAGATTGGTCCAACTAAGTTGGATTTGCGCTATAGAAAGCCAATGCAAGCAAGAGAGAGAATAGCGGAAGCGGGAGCATAAAGCTACCGCTTCCAATAGGAGTGGATGTAGCATGAAAGCTACGGGTTCACGTGAATCCAATAATTTTAGCTGATAGCATGAtgtattaaaaaattcattaaacatttataaatatatgattgtgaatcaataacaataacaacataccaagTGTAATCCCACACGTGGCGTATGGGGAAGGTCGGATGTACGAAGACCTTATCGGCCTCTTCCTTtatgtaaattatatatgaaTTTTAGATTATTATACAAacccataaactttaaatcttgaattcgcCTCTGACTACTAACGATGACCAGAATACATTAATACCGACCTACTTCtattcaaaagaaagacaaGGAGTTTGGCAACAAGCAAATGACTTTCT contains:
- the LOC132060985 gene encoding protein MIZU-KUSSEI 1, with the protein product MKQAQQQPFAALPRTSSYNKSSKKIIPANNTYPRSNSSITHEYASDNISDKSLVPKNRNSSSSNNSYNRLTKTRIGVSALIKSLINIISFPTIVLPACKWLNLPTQFSVTSSSSLGRKVTGTLFGHRRGHVSFAVQDDTKSEPVLLIELAISTSSLVKEMSSGLVRIALECEKTAARGGDTAARGGENRRRVGQLQDAEGRVRRVGLFQEPVWTMYCNGRKCGYALSRACTDSDWHVLSTVQSVSVGAGVIPVVDDARKISAAEGELLYMRAKFERVVGSRDSEAFYMMNPDGNGGPELSIFLLRI